ATTTTCACTTTTGACAATCCGTCAGGAAAGTCAATGTCAGTTTAATTAAGAAATTATAATTAATAGTTAAGATATCATGGCACATAAGAAAGGTGTAGGTAGCTCAAGAAACGGACGTGAATCAGAAAGCAAACGTCTTGGAGTAAAATTATTCGGTGGTCAGCTTGCCAAAGCAGGTAATATTTTGGTTCGTCAACGCGGAACAAAACACAATCCTGGTAAAAACGTTGGTATCGGCCGTGACCATACTTTATTTGCATTGGTTGAAGGCAATGTAGTATTCCGCAAGACTCGTGAGAACAAGTCTTTTGTACACATTGAACCAATCGCAGTTGCAGCAGCCGCTACGGCAGCATCCACTGCGGCAGAAGCATAGTAAGTCATTGAGATTTTCGTTACAGAGATTTCAGGAACCCGTCAGACAAATCGTCTAACGGGTTTTTTATTGTGTTATAAATGCAGGTTGTTCAAACCAAAAGTCAACTTTGCTTGTTTCACAAAAGAGTAAGTTTTACGCAATCCAACTGATTATCCATTAAGATGCTAACACGTCCCGTTTTTGTATATACAGAATTAAGTCCCAATCCCAATTCAATGAAGTTTGTACTGAACTTCGAATTGGTACCTGATGGCCTTTCATTTGATTATCCGTCGCAGCAAGCGGCTATGGAGGAAGGAAGCGCTTCTCCGCTGGCATCTGATCTTTTCCAGTTTCCGCATGTAAAAAGAGTATTTATCGCCAGCAATTTCATCACGATCACCAAAGATGATGCCATTGCATGGGAGGAGGTTCTGCGTGATACCAAGCAATTTATCAAGATCTATTTTGAAGAAAATCATCCGGTTTTCGAGGAAACCACGATTGAAAAAAATACTGTAATCGTTGATTCAAGAGATTCTGACACCGTTCAAAAAATTAAAGCCGCACTGGACCAGTACGTTCGGCCTGCGGTCGAATCAGATGGTGGTGCTATCAACTTCCATTCTTTCAATGAAGATTCCGGAGTCGTGAAAGTGTTGCTGCAAGGTTCCTGCAGCGGCTGCCCGTCATCTACATTGACATTGAAAGCAGGCATCGAAAACCTCCTGACACGCATGGTACCCGATGTAAAACAGGTAGTAGCAGAAGGAGTCTGACTGACTTATTGATATTTGTGGAAACCCTGTCTGGTAGGCAGGGTTTCTTTTTTTAATGTGTTTTGTTAGTTTCGGAGCATGAAGCAACTGCTGCATCAATTTTTAGATCGGATCGAAGACCTTCAATCAAAAGGTGACCGGTATTTCCCGAAAGGCATATTTCCGGCGCAAAGAGTCAATCCTCTGATTGGCTACAAAAGGCAGGACACTACCGTCTTTTTTTCAGCAATTACTTGCTTCACACTTCAATCCATTAAGAAAAATATTGGCCAAGATCTCGGCGAACAGATTGACAGGATTTGCGCAGATGTTATTGATAACTATCCCGCATTTCAGAATAAGGATGGTCTGAAAACCTACAATTTCTGGAAGACGCGTCCTTCATTACATTTTCCCAATGGTCATCTATTTCGTCATTTTGAACATTTTCGCATACCGGACGATGTCGACGATACCGCTTTCGTGTACCTGACCTCTAACCCTGGCCACGAAGAATTGCTGTGGCTGAAAGACAAGCTTGCATTGCACGCCAACGGTTCGAAACAATGGATCAGAAATACGTATCCCGAATATCAGCCGCTCAGGGCCTACTCCACCTGGTTTGGTAAAAATATGTACATCGAGTTCGATGTAAGTGTGCTGAGCAATCTGATGTACTGCATATTGCATCACAACTTGCCGCTCAATGAACATGACAACGCCAGTTTGACCTATATCAGATCTGTCATTGCAACAGGTCGTTATATGGATGCACCTTTTCGCTGTGCACATCAATACCCCAGAACACCGCTGATCATTTACCATGTTACCAGGCTTATCGCCGCCTTTGACCCTGAGGAATTAAAACCGGTCCGTGACAAACTGATCGCGGATACAGTTCAATTGCTGAGCCGGACCAGTAGTCCAATGGATCGGGTGATTTTAGCAGGTTCCCTGAGCAGGCTTGGGGTTAAAACTGAAAGGATTCCTGTTGAAAATTTTACAGTTCAGGATTTTAAGGGCTTTTATTTTTTTATCGCCGGCCTGCTGACGGCTTATGAAAATCCCCTACTTTACCGTTTGTCTGTCCATCCGCTGTTTCATATGCATTGGGTATGCGAGGCGCATTGCTGGACCTTGCTGGCCGAATATGAGGCGTTATGGCAATCCTCATTGAACAGATAATGTTATATTGACTATTCAAATCCCAGCAGATCAACATGTCTGACTCGACCATATCATTGCGTGTAAGAGAAATTATCAGGGAAAGTGATGATACCAAGACTTTTATTTTTGAAAGAACCGACGGAAACCCTTTTCTCTATAAAGCAGGCCAGTTCCTCACGTTCATTATCCCAATGCACGGGCATGAAGTCCGGCGCTCCTATTCGATGAGCTCGGCCCCAGGTGTGGACGTGTTTCCTGCGATCACCGTCAAGCGCGTTCCAAACGGCGAAATTTCCCGCTTCTGGATCGATACTGTTCGTGAGAACGATACTTTTACAGCATTACCCCCTTCCGGTCGTTTTGTATTGGAAGCAAGCACTGGACAACCAAGGGATATTGTTCTGGTGGGGGCTGGAAGCGGCATTACACCTTTGTTTTCTATTTTAAAGCAGGCGCTTACTCTGGAACAGGAAAACCACGTCACGCTTATTTATGCGAGCAGGAACGTAAGGAACACATTGTTTCACGAGCAAATCATTGCCTGGCAAAAACGTTTTCCCGAAAGGCTGCAGGTGATACACATTCACAGCCAGCCCTCCGACGAATGGAATGGTATCCGCGGCAGGATCAACAATACACGGCTCGAACAACTGGTTAACAAATCGCTGAGATACGACCGGCAACACGCCCGTTTCTTTATTTGCGGGCCGTTTGACCTGATGCGGTCAGCTGAAATCACACTACATTTCATGGGCTTTTCGGATGCTCAAATCCGGAAAGAGAATTTTGTCATCACCGCTCCGCCACCACCTCCACCGATATCCTACCCTCACGAAATCACCCTGCAATACCGCGACAAAACGTACGGATTAATGGTACCTGCGCATACAACCATATTGGATGCCGCGCTAGCGGCAGGCATACAGTTACCATACAGCTGCAAGGGAGGACGTTGCTCCACATGCGCGGGAGTCTGCACAAGCGGGTCGGTACATATGAGCGTGAATGAGGTGCTTACGGACAGGGATTTGCGCGAAGGCTGGATACTCACCTGCTCTGCTTATCCGGACGGCGACAATGTAACAATCCGTGTCGGACAATAAAAAAGCGTACGAAATGTGATTTCGTACGCCGGACGGGATTTAGGATTAGAAAAATTCCGCTAAGAATTTCAGAAAAGGTTAAGGGCTAGGTAATTTCTTGAAATCCAATGTGGATTTGTAAAGAGTTTACTAATGTCTTTGATCTGAAAGGCAAATAATATTTTCTTTCAGATCTTAATTACAAAATTAATTGTAAAATTCGATAATCCTACTAAAATTTGAAAAAGTGTTCGAGCACACACTAGATTATGTACTTCGGGTTCGTACACGTTTTCATCGGCAATAGTCAATTTTGATCAAGTAAAACTAAGCTGTTCTCTGGACAATCTCAAATTTATTATAAAAATAATTTGAAAAATATTGTTCATTATGGTCTGGTTTAACTAAGAGGGCTTATATGTCCCTTGTTCATGATTAGTTATTAGCTTTGCTGGCTTTTTAATCAAAAGTTCTCTGAATCTAAGTTAAGTGTGAAAAAGAAAATAGTCAGAATTAAAGATATTGCGGAAAAGGCCCAAACTTCTAAAGGGACCGTTGACCGTGTTTTGCATAATCGTGGAAGAGTGGCGGATGATGTCCGTGAAAGAATCCTTGCTATTATCAAGGAACTGAATTATGAGCCTAATTTCATTGCTCAGTCACTGAAATCACAGCGGACGTTTAATCTTGCTGTTCTCATGCCGGATCCTGGACTGGATTCTTATTGGGTAGCACCGAAAACGGGCTTTGAAAAGGCCGAAAAGGAACTGCGCCAATACGGGATTTACATTACTCCTTTTATATTTAACCCGCACGAAGAACATTCTTTTATCGCCAAAGCGCAGGAAGTTACCCGCGAACATCCTGATGGACTGCTCATTGCACCAGTCTTCTACAAGCAGGCACTTCCCTTTTTCAAAGAATGGGCCGAGCTAAACATCCCATATGTGCTTTTTAACACCCAAATAGAGCACGTAGCGCCACTATGTTATATCGGACAGGACTCTTACCGGAGCGGCTCGCTTGCGGCCAAGATACTTAGTTTTGGACTGCAATCGTCAGGGAGTGTGCTGGTGGCGCACATTAATGAGGATATTTCGAACTCGGCGCATTTGATCACCAAAGAAAACGGGTTCAGGGATTATTTCGAAAATAGCGAAAGAGGGACTGCATTTAATATCGTCAGCAAGGAAATTAATTATCCCGAGGGCGAAACGATTGACGATCAGCTGGATCAGATACTAGCGGAGTTCAGTGATCTGAGCGCTGTTTATGTGACCAATTCCAGAGCTTTTGAAGTGGCTTCCTATCTTGAAAAAAACAACATAACCCATATTAAACTGGTTGGTTATGACCTACTGGAACCTAACCTGAACTATCTGAATAAGGAGATCATTAGCTTTCTGATCAATCAAAATCCGCTGGGACAAGGATATTGGGGCATTCACCAGCTCGCAAACCATCTTGTTTTCAAGAAAGAGATCCCGCCTATCAAATTCCTTCCGCTGGACATTATTACCAGGGAAAATTTGGATTACTATCTTGATCCACAGAAGTAGCGTTCGGTCGATTAACAGTCAGGTGTGGTCATTTATTGTCAGGTGTGGTCATGATGGTCATTTATTTTTTTTAATACGATGAATGACAATTCATGACCAAAAATGACAATACATGACTATAAGTGACTTTTCGGTACGCCTACAAGTCCCCGAACTGACTGTACATCTCTTTCAGTTTGGGTTCTGTTTCTTTGGCGCGTATATCTTTTCGCAAGGCCGAAACTCCCTGAATATCGGTCAAAAGGCCCAATGCCTGAAATGCGCCGAATCTCACAAAATAGGATGGGCTTTCTCTTGCCAGACCTTCCAGCACCGGTATACTTTTGCGTTGAATATCTTGTTTTGACTTGATAAGGTACTTTCCGAAAACCTGTAAGAAGTTGTATTTCTCTGTCGGTTTCATCGACTTCATTTTTTCCAGAAACCATTCAAAACGTTCCGGCTGGGCAAGTCCTGCGTAGTAGTTACCAACAGAGGTTACAATGGCGTCATTGGGAGAATTTTCAAACTGAGCCGCGATCTCATTGGCATCATTGGGTTGCCCCATCAGGTATTTTTCAATGGCAACCGACACCACCTGGTATGAACTGTCCGTTAATGCTTCTCTAAAAATAGGGTCGCTGTTGTTGTCCCCGAACGAAGCCAGCGTAATGATCGCCTCCGACCTTACCTGCGGATGCGGATCCAGACGCGCGTGGCTCTGGATTATTTTCTCGATATCTGCAAACCCTTCACCAGCATACTCGCCAAAATTACTGATCGCCATTTGTCTCAGTTTCCAGAAAGGATCGTCCATGGCTTTCACCAGTATATTCTTGACCGTACTGTCGGCAAGGCTACCTTCTAACTGCGAAAGAGCCTCGTATTTATGCAGAAAACGGTCCGCATTCAGATACTGAAATTCCATTTCGATCCGGTTCTTCTCATGCTCCACCACGCCAAGTAGTTGCGCATCGGAATCGAAAATAACCAGATCGGGTTTTTTAGCGGCGGGGAATTCCAGGGTTTGGTTTACTTTGTCCACGAGCACTTCATACTGGCTCTTTTTCCCGCTCACCCATACATCGACTTTCAATGGCAGCCGGTATACCGTTGTGGCAGTTGTGTCCTGCGTTTGTTTGATTTTGAGTAAAACCTTCCCCGAAGGCGCAATATACTCTTGCTGAATTTTCAAGGAAGGATGTCCAGGCCGGTGAAACCATTGATCAAAAAACCAGTTAAGATCCTGCCCGGTAATTTTCTCGAAGGCCATTCTCAGGTCATCGATTTCAGCTGTGCCAAAGGCGTGCGTTTTAAGGTAATATTGTAAGGCCGCGAAGAACGCGTCATCTCCTACATAAGACCTTAACATATGAAGGATACGCCCACCTTTTGCGTAAGAATGGCTATCGAACATATTCTCGCGGTCCTTGTAAAAATAGCGGATCATCGGAACCTGCTTGGTTTCAGACTCTGCCAGATATTGCTTCATTTCCTGCAAATTACCCCAGTCAGCCTCGTACTTTCCGTCATTGTACTCGCTCCACAGATATTCCGAATAATTGGCAAATGACTCATTCAATGGCAGCTGGCCCCATTCTTCGGCGGTAACATAGTCGCCAAACCAATGATGCGCCAACTCATGCGCAATCACCGCATCGGAGTTCCCGTCGACCAGCGATCTCGTGTCATTCTGCACTCCCTCCTCATGTACAGTAGCGGTCGTGTTTTCCATGGCTCCCGCTACAAAATCCCTTACAACGATCTGTGCGTACTTTTCCCAGGGAAACTCCATTCCGAAAATGTTAGAAAAGAAACCTATCATTTCCGGCGTCCTTCCAAAAATCGCGTGCGCATCCACTCCGTACTTCGGCTCGACGTAGTAACTCAATTCGAGACCATTGGGCATCATATCCTTGGCCACAGCAAAATCACCAACCGCCAGCATCGCCAGGTAGGGCGCGTGGGGAAGCGATTGTTTCCAATGGTCAATGCGAGTGCCTTTTTTACCCTCCTCCTGCCCTACCAGCAGTCCGTTTGACAATGTCTTGTAGGTACTGTCGACAGTAATGTAAAAGTCCTGTGTAAATTTCTGGTTAGGTGCATCAATGGTCGGGAACCAGCATGAACTACCCTCCGTTTCGCCTTGTGTCCAGATCTGCCGAGGCTTTCCCTCATCCATTCCATCGGCATTGATAAAGTATAGTCCCTTGTCCGACTGGCTGTCGTCCGGCTTGTCGCGAGATACATTATTGGGGCGAGCGACGTAGTCGATCTTGATAAAAAGCGTGTCTTTTCTCGAATAGTTCTGTCCAAGTTTTACAATGAGCTTACGCTTGTCATAAGTGTATTCCAGTTTTTTCTTAACCTTACCTGTGATTTCCTCTGTCGTCAGAACACCGTAATCTCTAACTGTATCAAGCAATGCCACACCTTTGATCTC
The genomic region above belongs to Dyadobacter pollutisoli and contains:
- the rpmA gene encoding 50S ribosomal protein L27 translates to MAHKKGVGSSRNGRESESKRLGVKLFGGQLAKAGNILVRQRGTKHNPGKNVGIGRDHTLFALVEGNVVFRKTRENKSFVHIEPIAVAAAATAASTAAEA
- a CDS encoding NifU family protein; amino-acid sequence: MLTRPVFVYTELSPNPNSMKFVLNFELVPDGLSFDYPSQQAAMEEGSASPLASDLFQFPHVKRVFIASNFITITKDDAIAWEEVLRDTKQFIKIYFEENHPVFEETTIEKNTVIVDSRDSDTVQKIKAALDQYVRPAVESDGGAINFHSFNEDSGVVKVLLQGSCSGCPSSTLTLKAGIENLLTRMVPDVKQVVAEGV
- a CDS encoding ferredoxin--NADP reductase translates to MSDSTISLRVREIIRESDDTKTFIFERTDGNPFLYKAGQFLTFIIPMHGHEVRRSYSMSSAPGVDVFPAITVKRVPNGEISRFWIDTVRENDTFTALPPSGRFVLEASTGQPRDIVLVGAGSGITPLFSILKQALTLEQENHVTLIYASRNVRNTLFHEQIIAWQKRFPERLQVIHIHSQPSDEWNGIRGRINNTRLEQLVNKSLRYDRQHARFFICGPFDLMRSAEITLHFMGFSDAQIRKENFVITAPPPPPPISYPHEITLQYRDKTYGLMVPAHTTILDAALAAGIQLPYSCKGGRCSTCAGVCTSGSVHMSVNEVLTDRDLREGWILTCSAYPDGDNVTIRVGQ
- a CDS encoding LacI family DNA-binding transcriptional regulator, translated to MKKKIVRIKDIAEKAQTSKGTVDRVLHNRGRVADDVRERILAIIKELNYEPNFIAQSLKSQRTFNLAVLMPDPGLDSYWVAPKTGFEKAEKELRQYGIYITPFIFNPHEEHSFIAKAQEVTREHPDGLLIAPVFYKQALPFFKEWAELNIPYVLFNTQIEHVAPLCYIGQDSYRSGSLAAKILSFGLQSSGSVLVAHINEDISNSAHLITKENGFRDYFENSERGTAFNIVSKEINYPEGETIDDQLDQILAEFSDLSAVYVTNSRAFEVASYLEKNNITHIKLVGYDLLEPNLNYLNKEIISFLINQNPLGQGYWGIHQLANHLVFKKEIPPIKFLPLDIITRENLDYYLDPQK
- a CDS encoding M1 family metallopeptidase, producing the protein MTGNTKKRFLNRLIFTFFGVTLLLPLQSYASVNGAKADTLFRRNPGTVTPKGPYRPERTKKSDILYTRLDVQFDWVKQQVPASAVLKFKSHFYPQNTLELDAKGFEIKGVALLDTVRDYGVLTTEEITGKVKKKLEYTYDKRKLIVKLGQNYSRKDTLFIKIDYVARPNNVSRDKPDDSQSDKGLYFINADGMDEGKPRQIWTQGETEGSSCWFPTIDAPNQKFTQDFYITVDSTYKTLSNGLLVGQEEGKKGTRIDHWKQSLPHAPYLAMLAVGDFAVAKDMMPNGLELSYYVEPKYGVDAHAIFGRTPEMIGFFSNIFGMEFPWEKYAQIVVRDFVAGAMENTTATVHEEGVQNDTRSLVDGNSDAVIAHELAHHWFGDYVTAEEWGQLPLNESFANYSEYLWSEYNDGKYEADWGNLQEMKQYLAESETKQVPMIRYFYKDRENMFDSHSYAKGGRILHMLRSYVGDDAFFAALQYYLKTHAFGTAEIDDLRMAFEKITGQDLNWFFDQWFHRPGHPSLKIQQEYIAPSGKVLLKIKQTQDTTATTVYRLPLKVDVWVSGKKSQYEVLVDKVNQTLEFPAAKKPDLVIFDSDAQLLGVVEHEKNRIEMEFQYLNADRFLHKYEALSQLEGSLADSTVKNILVKAMDDPFWKLRQMAISNFGEYAGEGFADIEKIIQSHARLDPHPQVRSEAIITLASFGDNNSDPIFREALTDSSYQVVSVAIEKYLMGQPNDANEIAAQFENSPNDAIVTSVGNYYAGLAQPERFEWFLEKMKSMKPTEKYNFLQVFGKYLIKSKQDIQRKSIPVLEGLARESPSYFVRFGAFQALGLLTDIQGVSALRKDIRAKETEPKLKEMYSQFGDL